From the Helianthus annuus cultivar XRQ/B chromosome 17, HanXRQr2.0-SUNRISE, whole genome shotgun sequence genome, the window ATATTTCAATAACATGTGTTCGAACTGAAATATATTCATCTTCTCATTCTTTCTTTGATTTCATTTCATCTCTCATTTTTTTTAAGTATAACAATGTGCATATGTAGTAACACAAACTATTATTAATGCcaaatgttttaaaacttaatttcaAACATATTGAAATCAACAAGGATTCCAGTCAATTGATTTAATAAAAATTACATGATTAAAGTAGATCTCAGAGTTTCAACGTAGTATTATCAACATATTATTAGTTCTAAAATTTTGGACAGAGAACAGAAATAAATGAAATTGAAGTGAATTCCTTCGATTCACTTTCAACTAGCGAATAACCAAAAATTTGAACCTCCGTTTCTCACCACGGCAACCACTATCACGCAAGTTTTTTTAACAAATTTACaaaccaaacatgtttattttatCAAATTTGATAGTTAGTGTTTACATAGAGAATCGTTTTAAAATATATAATACTTTAATTTTAATTACAAAAAATGGGCGCAACTAAAGACCAATTACTAAAGAGCTTGTAGCTCAATGGTATCATAATGTTGTATTAGTGTCCCCCTCGCAAAGTGGCGATGGTTTTAATCTCATTGGAGAAAAGAGGTGTAGATTTTCCGAGTAGCATAGTTGtacgtttaaaaaaaaactaaagatcAATTAATGATATTTGCATGGTGAACAGATGAATATAAAAGTAGAAAAAACCAATGGCCAAGTCATGTTATGCAAGACCGATTCAATACCAGACCAACACACAAATTGAGAATAAAATCTTTTGAACTGATTCAGACCCACTAATATGCAGTCAAACCATTCTTTGAACTGGCCTTCATCCATCTAGCTAATCAATACAGACAATGGCCCCAACCGCCTTTCAGCCTTAACCAACTACCAGTCACCAACATAAAAAGCAATTTGTTTAAATCGTCTATTCGGGTCCAAAACCATTTGGCTCGAGTCACGGGTCTTACGCCCATTTACAAGATTTTACAAACAACCATAAGATAACCATGTCAACAACCATTTGAGCCAAAAGGGCTACAATAAAAAGCAAGAAATATGAGATACGAAAGCAAACCATTCAGATACGTGACTGAAAGTTTCAAACTTAATTGAATCAAAAACGTCgagtttaattataaaaaaacatgGCTTATGGTCCTCACTTTCCTAATAAGAAAGCATTATGCAAGTTACAAATGAACATTTCAAATAAAAATACTCTGCTTTCAGATTTTTACCGTTGGTTGAAAAGGGCTCTGCTAATGATACCAGTAGCCTCAATATAACGATCCACACACCTGGAGATGCAACTACTTTCTCCCCCACTCAAACTGCTGCCCGGTTTAGTGATACACTTGTCAAAGCACTTTCCCCTCACTGTCTGTTTCCAAACCAAAATTAAATCGTAAATAACTAAATACAATCCCAAATTTTGTGAAAACCTTTGCAATGGTAATCATACATAGCATATCTACATGTCTGTATGTAGtttgttttttatgttttctaACAACATCATAGTATCAATACTTCGCCGGTTATTAAACGAATCTTATTAATGTTTTATGGACTAAGGTGCCTTGAGTTACTACAAACGACAGACTCTAATGACCAAATATAGGACCCGAAGCCCATTAGCCTAATGTTTatagcatggttgtaaaacaaggtttccaaggccgagtactccccgagtagtcgctacaaggtaggctgccgaggcgactttctttgactccacctaattactcggagtcggtcaaacgcggtcaacctcggccagaatgggatctagtaggtcaactcgggcctagtttgacttgaataataaaataacataatttctatgtctatcatattaaagaatgaatatcattttcacgtattttgttataaatattagtaaatttatgttatttgacatatatttaatctccaaaaaggtaatttctttataatttaacatgtccgagtactccccgagtactctccgcctaaaCCGAGTACTCTCGACTCCCCGATCGACcaactagggagcgcctagcgacttttgcaaccatcaGTAGCTAATCTCTTTCATATGCAGacccatttttttttaaattgacaTAAATCAGAAACAATTTCTTGACTGCATACTGAAAGCAGATcagttaggggctgtttggcagcCTCTATAATCTTAATGAATCAGTCAGAGGTAGATTGTGTTCGGTTCGCTTAAAAGACACCTGTTAATGGTTCACGGAGCCTCTCAACGGGTGTGTTTTAAAACATTCTGACCAATttagaggctacctcttaatccGTCAAGCCTCTTAATGGCTCAGCACAAGGTTGCCAATCAGCCCCTTATTTAAAACTTAAAACCTATCATTGTGAGTTTTGTCCATAAAAATAAGTTGGTGTTTATCGCTATGTGTCaacaaaaaaaatgatttttatttaatcatcataactaggggtgtaaacgagccgggccaagctcgagctcgactcgtcATGTTtttctgaagctcgagctcggctcgagcttACTTATTttagctcgagctcggctcgcgagtaaaacccaaagctcgagttcggctcggctcgagctattttgagaacaacatCAAACAAGCTAAAAGCTCGACTTGAGCTCGTTTCAGTATgccttaaacgagccaaagctcggctcgagttTGGATCggcaatgttatcatcattattattatattatatacaaaaaaataaattttgtttGGGGCTCGTTTAGGCTTGAGAGcgtaaacgagctttgtatttcaggctcgagctcgggctcgataacaaaacgagctctattcaaggctcgagctcgggctcgttaaagctcggctcgttcgagcttttaaccgagccaataacgagtagctctcgagcctctgggcttgtttacacccctaatcATAACATCTCAAATACATTGTGATTTTTAATTCTTGAAATTACATTCAAAAATCATCTATCTAATCTAAACAAGGTATACCTTAGTGGCATGTATCCATCTCTGTCAAATTGTCAATCTCATAAGAATTCACAACACAGATCTAGGTTTAAATTCTCCCCAAATTGAGCAGTTTTTTGACAATACTAAATCTAAACTCATATATTATAGCAAATAATAATCAATAATACAACAATATATTAATCTCTGATGTATCTATATATAATCATAATCGGCTGCAGATATAACTAAGCAGATGGAAGTGTATACCTCGAGGAACTCCTCGGCGTAAGCCTGAGCAAGTTGAACCTTAAGCTGATCCATGAAGTCTTCAGTAGACATCTGCGATGACGACGATGAACTCGACGGCGATGAAAAGGAATCCATTGCTACCAACGGTGTCTTTTCTTGCAAGATCTATAAACCCTAATAAACCCTAATCTTTGTTTGTGGGCGACTTCCTCTTTATTGCCCTAAACCCCTACCCGATTTTACGTTTAGGACCCTGACTTTAGCTGGAATGAAGATTTTAGCCTGTTTTGTTTTGCAAGAAACCTTTGGGTGGTGGGTTTTCACTTCAATGATAGGGGCTAAGTCATTAGTCATTATAGGGGTGAGCAAAACGAAAAGCCCGACCCTATCCGAGCATTACCTGACCTGACCCGAtaaccgatcaaacataaaatacagaaccgattcactacctTAAATATAGGGTCAgttccggtccataggtccaagtcgggtttcatcatgaaaagaaccgagaaccgacccgacccgacctgactttatatgaaaaattggaactgatctaaatacctaggtacttaggttcgggtcgggttgggttggGTAATTCTCGGTTTGGTTCTtggttattttcggtccggacctaaacttgctcacccctaagTCATTACTCATTAGGGTTGTCTCTGTTTTTGCGGACGGTCTTTTGTCATTGGGTTTACTCGAATGAACTTTTTTACTACTTTACATCAATATTTTTAAATTATTTCCCCTTATCCAGGTTTGAACATGAGACCTCCCTTTAAGAGACATGTGTCTCTAGCAAGTAGGCTACCTCACATTGGCttaaccattgggtgtcagcccaatggccaccagcccgtattctaacccggaggtggcgggttcgagtcttgctcgttcccaatgtgtcacaccctggctttgcggaagcgtggttattttggtgtgacttcttaataccatagcttaaccataacaaagctatatgaaataaaaccatgcaagatcatccataggattaagttttaaaaaccaaatacaacaacattgtctcaacggaaacacatcctaacgacataaacattgttcaacaaacacaaacatcaacatgacataaacatagtttaaggactgtgacttgtccaggaaagagtcacatcccctaaacccggatgacctcgtaactagtgcagcgggaaaacgtgtcataccgcgccagatgaccagatgtcacaccccaaccaatggcggaaacatcgggatgagacgaagtgtgaagattgcaagagacttcataacgctatttgtgacaatatttaataaaccggtttcatttcataagtaaattgtcaacaatacaagaaatacaaataacaacaagttcaaaggaaatacataacaacataatcaaaattgatacaacatattaaacctaaacgtctatatgtgtatctaggcatcaacgctacttcttttcatagcatcatcatcctcaacctgtaacatgtttaaaataaagttcaatgcaaaagcaaaggcgagtatacaagtttggtacatacatagcataagataaaagtgtgaacaattcctcatagcaagcatgcgattcaagataaacattaaatatggcatgtgtctaacatatcaaaccaagaaaacgcaacttgctcatgacataaccaaagtttcagtagaggcgggtcgttaatcctatagcgctacatatgtcaaggtttggctcgtacgaagttaatgataagttcaacacataagaatcacccaaatttaaagtatcaagccatcacatatacaagcattgttataggaatgttcgtgtgtttagacaaaagttcatgtgtaagtttcaataggtaaacatgttacaccccaaaagtggtaaaagtaaaaggggaaaagtacgagtatactcacaaatttgcacatgctttccgattatccaagagTGACGAGTTTGCTTGTGAGTGAGGATTTGATGGTAGGGTTACATGATGTGTAGGGAGTGGTAAGATTCGGAATTTAGAAACTAAAGTAGTAAAAGTATGTATACATGAAAGTAATATCTAAGCCCTAAGAGTTTGCTTATGACACCAAAATTAGTGGTTTCATGGGTCCCAAATTGCCCATTGGAATCATAACAAGAACTCTAGAATCTTTGATATGATAACTTAGGTTTATGATGGCTAATCATGGTTTGATTAACACCACAAACTCAACcatgtttttatataattatgTATAGTTTATATAGTAATAATACATCCTAAAACTAAGTCCAATCAAGTATTGTCATATAACatcatgtatgtcaagcatggagGCTAGAAAACCTCATTATAAGATTCACCGCTACACACACCATCATGAATATGGTgggagggtcatgaataacaaTAAAGTAAATCTAATCtaacaagttataaaatgttcaaatgaaggagtggaacttagtttggaaagccaaagcttccatttgttcacacttcacaagtcacaagttcatcatataAAAGATGATGTCTTGTGCTTGTTTTCATCATTGATTTGTTATGTATAAACAGAAATAAAAGGGGTTTTTGAATCCAAAACTTTGATGGAAATCCCCTAAACACAAACTCACAACCATAGActaagttgtgagcttggtgggaacaagattccaccaagttttctatcaaaatataaacttaaaaagaaataaaaatgagCAGAATTTTATAtgcactttggacctcaaaaatggtgaggtttcatcttagtttgcccaagcaaacatgtgaaaaccttcctagaggttatccaagtgttttagaagaagaaacaagaagaaaagaGTTGAAGAAGTGAGCTAGAACTCACTTTGAATGACCTAAACCTTCTGCTCAAAGCTGGGAATTTTAGAGTGATTAGAGAGTGATTTTGGAGTGATTAAGAGGTTTGTAAAGTGAAAAAGGGGCTGGATATTAGTgggtatatataggggaaagGTTAGGGTTTAAGTTGATTGCAATTAATACAAGTAGGTGTggttcaaaacaataaaaaaagaaaaaaaatctaaATACGGTTGATGTCTCGAGACCTGGCCGAAATTCTTGAACATAACCAGCTGATGTGCTTTATTTAATTGGCCATCAATGTTTCATATTAATGTATATTAAAATGAAATAATATTAGTGGAAAGGAAATGGCCAACATTAAGCCAATGTGTAGTGCGAGACCAGCTACAAAAATTGGCCAATCCTTGTccatttttttatttctttattttagaTATAATGATATAAGAatccttgttttttttttcttaacataataataatagtgtaataatgattaaaaaaaataagttaattCAGCCATGTAGGCTGTGATGTGATCGGCCGAAAGTGGCCAGCAAATTGTCTTTCTAACTTTGGCAAATTTGTGTTTGATTATCATTATTATAATACTAGGTTAGAGCCCGCGTGTACACGCGGTTtaacaaataaaaatattataaagcTTTAAATTGCAATTAATTGAAATTGGTTTAACAAATGAAAATACTAAAAAGCTTTAAATTATAACCCATAAACATTCGCTTCCATGGACCTTTGTACTTCGGGGTTTAGAATAGTTCGGACTCTCCACTCTCCATTTGACTTGTTCCTTTTCAAGCTGGCTGTTATATGATTAAATTGAACACAAAATCAAATTAACTCATTCATACCGTAACTTTAGCTACTCATCCATTTTTTGTTAAAGAACCAATAATAGAATTACAAACGGATGTCTTAATTCTAAGTAAGCCAATGTATACTTATAGTGTCTTATTAGAATGGATATTTTTTCG encodes:
- the LOC110922338 gene encoding mitochondrial import inner membrane translocase subunit Tim13, translating into MDSFSSPSSSSSSSQMSTEDFMDQLKVQLAQAYAEEFLETVRGKCFDKCITKPGSSLSGGESSCISRCVDRYIEATGIISRALFNQR